A portion of the Stigmatella aurantiaca DW4/3-1 genome contains these proteins:
- a CDS encoding glutathione S-transferase family protein — MKLYYCAQTRAIRPRWILEELGVPYELAHIDVMKGEHKQPAYMKIHPLGVVPALDDGGSIFFESAAIVQYLADKYADKGLAPALGTKERGEYYQWISCAMTELEPSLTTIILNTLILPEAQRDPAAIKKASERYKVVCPIFDERLKGREYIVGDRFSAADIVVGAVLALGTRLGQGLEYPHVQAYLKRVTSRPAAQRAFA, encoded by the coding sequence ATGAAGCTCTATTACTGCGCGCAGACCCGAGCCATCCGTCCCCGCTGGATTCTCGAGGAGCTGGGCGTCCCCTACGAGCTGGCGCACATTGATGTCATGAAGGGCGAGCACAAGCAGCCGGCGTACATGAAGATCCACCCGCTCGGCGTGGTCCCCGCGCTCGACGACGGGGGCTCCATCTTTTTCGAGTCCGCGGCCATCGTGCAGTACCTGGCGGACAAGTACGCGGACAAGGGGCTTGCTCCAGCCCTGGGCACGAAGGAGCGCGGTGAGTACTACCAGTGGATCAGCTGTGCGATGACGGAGCTGGAGCCCAGCCTCACCACCATCATCTTGAACACCCTGATCCTCCCCGAAGCGCAGCGCGACCCCGCGGCCATCAAGAAGGCCTCGGAACGGTACAAGGTGGTGTGTCCCATCTTCGACGAGCGTCTCAAGGGCCGCGAGTACATCGTGGGAGACCGCTTCAGCGCCGCGGACATCGTCGTGGGCGCCGTGCTGGCCCTGGGCACCCGGCTGGGACAGGGCCTGGAGTACCCGCACGTGCAGGCATACCTGAAGCGGGTGACGTCGCGCCCCGCGGCGCAGAGGGCCTTCGCCTAA
- a CDS encoding phospholipase D-like domain-containing protein, which yields MRPLQAELLQGRALYREVVLGKLAHARESVWVATANVKAMFVEQGGKFAPVLELFDRLAARGVALRLLHAELPSRPFREAFDARARLVRGGLELKVCPRVHFKAVVVDGAWAYVGSANLTGAGLGAKGEDVRNFELGFVTEDFDVIDRVTALYAAVWDGAECQGCRLRAVCPDPILSSGPGPAKKQGPGAIRLGQSRRLRR from the coding sequence ATGCGGCCTCTCCAGGCAGAACTCCTCCAAGGCCGGGCGCTCTACCGGGAAGTGGTGTTGGGCAAGCTGGCGCACGCCCGGGAGTCCGTGTGGGTGGCCACCGCGAACGTGAAGGCGATGTTCGTGGAACAGGGGGGGAAGTTCGCCCCGGTGCTGGAGCTGTTCGACCGCTTGGCGGCGCGCGGGGTGGCACTGCGGCTGCTGCACGCGGAGCTGCCGAGCCGGCCCTTCCGTGAGGCCTTCGACGCGCGCGCCCGGCTGGTGCGAGGGGGGCTGGAGTTGAAGGTGTGCCCGCGGGTCCACTTCAAGGCGGTGGTGGTGGATGGGGCCTGGGCCTACGTGGGCAGCGCCAACCTCACCGGCGCGGGGCTGGGGGCCAAGGGCGAGGACGTGCGCAACTTCGAGCTCGGCTTCGTCACCGAGGACTTCGACGTCATCGACCGCGTGACGGCGCTCTATGCGGCGGTGTGGGATGGCGCGGAGTGTCAGGGCTGCCGGTTAAGGGCGGTTTGTCCGGACCCGATCTTGTCCTCCGGTCCGGGGCCGGCCAAGAAGCAGGGGCCTGGCGCCATTCGCCTGGGACAGTCCCGGCGACTGCGGCGCTGA
- a CDS encoding fatty acid desaturase family protein produces MYGVTSPAAKPPPLDVPSLAVHALWWGWFPTFLTTWGELTWGGRLALLGLGWAVLFWNYAVLHNHMHVPIARPPLLEAVVSRTLGLACGFPYRGYYLHHFNHHKYNDGPGDWGQRRPGEGVTRYLVRSTLTPWVWPFETLANVWRAAKTRRWRLELVLDFAVVDGFLVGLFFWEPAQGLALLGLWWTGQFSIYWLNLASHFETDSRQRDALAITSTSWFYNFFFFNAGHHQAHHLWPQMPWRELSAATQKLAAEGRVRPALQTSLAPINPLWVTRVVQSYGASPCARQTESTITSGTPSADT; encoded by the coding sequence ATGTACGGGGTGACTTCCCCTGCCGCGAAGCCGCCCCCGCTGGATGTGCCCAGCCTTGCCGTGCATGCGCTCTGGTGGGGGTGGTTCCCCACTTTTCTCACCACCTGGGGGGAACTGACGTGGGGGGGGCGGCTGGCACTGCTCGGGCTGGGGTGGGCGGTGCTGTTCTGGAATTACGCCGTGCTGCACAACCACATGCACGTGCCCATCGCCCGGCCCCCCCTGCTCGAGGCGGTGGTGTCCCGCACGCTGGGGCTCGCGTGTGGCTTCCCCTACCGGGGCTACTACCTCCACCACTTCAACCACCATAAATACAATGATGGGCCTGGCGACTGGGGCCAGCGCCGCCCGGGCGAGGGGGTGACGCGCTACCTCGTCCGCTCCACGCTGACGCCCTGGGTGTGGCCCTTCGAGACGTTGGCCAATGTCTGGCGGGCCGCGAAGACCCGGCGGTGGCGGCTGGAGCTGGTGCTCGACTTCGCCGTGGTGGATGGCTTTCTCGTGGGGCTCTTCTTCTGGGAGCCCGCCCAGGGGCTGGCCCTGCTGGGCCTGTGGTGGACCGGGCAGTTCTCCATCTACTGGCTCAACCTCGCCTCCCACTTCGAAACGGATTCCCGCCAGAGGGATGCGCTCGCCATCACCTCGACTTCCTGGTTTTATAATTTCTTCTTTTTCAATGCGGGGCACCACCAAGCCCACCACCTCTGGCCCCAGATGCCGTGGAGGGAACTGTCCGCTGCCACGCAGAAGCTGGCCGCCGAAGGGCGCGTTCGTCCAGCACTGCAAACCTCCCTGGCGCCCATCAATCCCTTGTGGGTGACGCGCGTGGTCCAGAGCTATGGTGCGTCGCCGTGCGCTCGGCAGACGGAGTCGACGATTACCTCCGGGACCCCATCGGCCGATACCTGA
- a CDS encoding helix-turn-helix transcriptional regulator, translating to MLWGRPAESQARRLIEVLDVERTPHAPHASLVDARWLEVPDPTAFALFVKYMQQREREFASSVVRQALLRPEGLVGATVGGFYSLLSPSYPSKVFTDAAEAMVWLGQPEAQSAPLLAQIQQLINEATGQSPVLQELHRVLRPRLVNANLADTAREMGMSERTLQRRLKETGTSFQAELNAVQVRTAQTLLMETDMKLTAVAVEVGCASLQHFSSLFRKLVGESPSTWRDQHRRAAPGSAEDSPSLEKEEERGPGPS from the coding sequence GTGCTCTGGGGCCGCCCGGCGGAATCCCAGGCCCGGCGGCTCATTGAAGTCCTGGACGTGGAGCGGACGCCGCACGCGCCGCATGCGTCCCTGGTCGACGCCCGGTGGCTGGAGGTGCCGGACCCAACGGCCTTCGCCCTGTTCGTGAAGTACATGCAGCAACGCGAGCGGGAGTTCGCCTCGTCCGTGGTGCGGCAGGCGCTGCTCAGGCCCGAGGGGCTCGTGGGCGCCACCGTCGGCGGCTTCTACAGCCTGTTGAGCCCCTCCTATCCCAGCAAGGTGTTCACCGACGCGGCGGAGGCCATGGTCTGGCTCGGCCAACCGGAGGCTCAGTCCGCCCCACTGTTGGCCCAAATCCAGCAGCTCATCAATGAGGCCACCGGCCAGTCCCCCGTGTTGCAGGAGTTGCACCGCGTGCTGCGCCCCCGGCTGGTGAACGCCAACCTGGCGGACACGGCGCGCGAGATGGGCATGTCCGAGCGCACGCTCCAGCGCCGGCTGAAGGAGACGGGCACCTCCTTCCAGGCAGAGCTCAACGCGGTGCAGGTGCGCACCGCGCAGACGCTGCTGATGGAGACGGACATGAAGCTGACGGCGGTGGCGGTGGAGGTTGGCTGCGCTTCGCTGCAACACTTCAGCAGCCTGTTCCGCAAGCTGGTGGGCGAGTCTCCGAGCACCTGGAGGGATCAGCACCGCCGCGCCGCTCCCGGCTCCGCGGAGGATTCCCCCTCCTTGGAGAAGGAGGAGGAGCGCGGACCGGGCCCTTCTTAG
- a CDS encoding pirin family protein, with amino-acid sequence MNVTRRRFLRDSTLALMSVAAGCRSASEPGAQAPLFVPTSDRTVVRTLQGVPATDGAGVKLTRVIHQPALQNLDPFLMLDRFHSNDANAYIAGFPNHPHRGFETVTVMLEGRMRHRDSRGNSGLIQGRGAQWMTAGRGIIHSEMPEQESGLMSGFQLWINLPAKEKMCPPYYQDLPPERLAEATLSSVGSRLRVIAGNPQGLAGPVRDRPTQPTLLTLTLEDDQPFELELPEGHVAFAFVHVGQVHLGPEARASAVREGHIALLSQGKRLRLQARDRRSAVLLAAAKPLHEPIVQHGPFVMNTEAEIHQAIADYQRGVLDKA; translated from the coding sequence ATGAACGTGACGCGTCGGCGGTTCCTCCGCGACTCGACCCTCGCCCTGATGTCCGTGGCGGCGGGATGCCGCTCGGCCTCGGAGCCGGGCGCTCAGGCGCCCCTCTTCGTTCCCACCTCCGATCGAACCGTGGTGCGGACCCTCCAGGGAGTGCCCGCGACGGACGGCGCCGGGGTGAAGCTCACGCGCGTCATCCACCAGCCCGCGCTGCAGAACCTGGATCCGTTCTTGATGCTCGACCGGTTCCATTCGAACGACGCCAATGCCTACATCGCTGGCTTCCCGAACCATCCCCACCGCGGCTTCGAGACCGTGACGGTGATGCTCGAGGGGCGCATGCGGCATCGCGACAGCCGGGGCAACTCGGGCCTCATCCAGGGCCGGGGCGCGCAGTGGATGACGGCGGGCCGCGGCATCATCCACTCCGAGATGCCTGAGCAAGAATCCGGGCTGATGTCTGGCTTCCAGCTGTGGATCAACCTGCCGGCCAAAGAGAAGATGTGCCCGCCGTACTACCAGGACCTCCCGCCGGAGCGGCTCGCCGAGGCGACACTCTCCTCCGTGGGGAGCCGGCTGCGCGTCATCGCCGGCAACCCCCAGGGACTGGCGGGGCCGGTACGGGACCGCCCCACCCAGCCCACCCTGCTGACCCTCACGCTGGAAGACGACCAGCCCTTCGAGCTCGAGTTGCCCGAGGGGCACGTGGCGTTCGCGTTCGTCCACGTCGGCCAGGTCCACCTGGGGCCCGAGGCGAGGGCCTCGGCGGTGCGCGAAGGGCACATCGCGCTGCTCAGCCAGGGCAAACGCCTGCGCCTTCAGGCCCGGGACCGGCGCAGCGCGGTGCTCCTCGCCGCCGCGAAGCCGCTCCACGAGCCCATTGTCCAGCACGGTCCTTTCGTCATGAACACCGAGGCGGAGATTCACCAGGCCATCGCGGATTACCAGCGGGGAGTGCTGGACAAAGCATGA
- a CDS encoding helix-turn-helix domain-containing protein, which produces MEQRLATIIGAAVRAARQRLDLTQADVAERVGIATEVYGRLERGHMLPSVKTLRRLCLVLNCSSDVLLGVTSPEKPVEVAEDPHEYGERPEVRRVLRTLRRLEPAQLKLISQVAGAIHR; this is translated from the coding sequence ATGGAACAGCGACTGGCGACCATCATCGGAGCGGCCGTACGCGCGGCCCGGCAGCGGTTGGACCTCACCCAAGCGGATGTGGCGGAGCGGGTGGGCATCGCCACGGAGGTGTATGGGCGGCTCGAGCGCGGCCACATGCTGCCCAGCGTGAAGACGCTGCGGCGCTTGTGCCTGGTGCTCAACTGCTCTTCGGACGTGTTGCTCGGCGTCACCTCGCCGGAGAAACCCGTGGAGGTGGCCGAAGACCCCCACGAGTATGGCGAGCGGCCCGAGGTCCGGCGGGTGCTGCGCACCCTGCGGCGGCTCGAACCGGCCCAGCTGAAGCTCATCAGCCAGGTCGCGGGCGCCATTCACCGCTGA
- a CDS encoding sigma-54-dependent Fis family transcriptional regulator — MRFERGRGTHQVMAALECAVLAALMGRRAEAESFLLRGRSVATRELEGQVELASALVLLEAGYSARVAGALERAEAFWSAQEEPASRALCLILYAQVLLLDGMSTAAVRASLEGLDQLLPGEETPLTVHAHLVAAECLLAASNLPEALTLLEKAARMSACTGLLAARAAVLSVRGGLAQDMPHLAGLRATLDRATERFELLEAPREQALAYMTHAALVAKGASGAPEHWLARAHPLLVKVGTAKDLRQLRQAFRCVAPHKADGLIDTDLFSVMEELRERHARLKDILSAQRDARSSEHPHLAALPSPLAKIADGALESVHLTEEALIRALEHTLLDRERLGLLVVVSQQLAGIGEMEELLATIPRLAMGLIPAAVAGLVELDNDGNLQTLHQGSLPPELPSECFREAVLSAFQQGAPQRIPDKVRPAQLGRTQDRAPQPQCALIPLHGQDRKRLGLVLGLSDTRTVLSERDLEQLAVFGSLCGAAITRVSANISLQQAAARDAATLAAIREGVLTLDHAGLVCALNHSAARLLRIQPAQVLGRPLRSIAALEPLGEALKSGRPLLNEVIALPQGELIVCAQTYEGGVVATLQELASAQRLAHKITSSQARFTFEDLIGEDPAFLSCLKDARQAARSDVPILITGESGTGKELLAQAIHRASPSAASPFVGINMAAFPRELLESELFGYERGAFTGARAGGNPGKFELADRGTLLLDEIGDMPLEMQVKLLRVLQERTFQRLGGSRDLPVMARVVATTHRDLERAIEEGSFRLDLFHRLRAVHLRLPPLRERPCDIPRLVNYHLRRYTSRLHRRPIQVAPHVMADLEAYDWPGNVRELANLIEGAASLLLDDQEVLVRTPPAIARALQRARNPLSALPGGARPEPSVLPFAEVERRAFEHALQHFAGNVAQAAKALGVAKTTFYSKIRRYGLAVQEQEPTAPSALVTRRLSGKMLS; from the coding sequence ATGCGATTCGAGCGAGGCCGGGGGACGCACCAGGTCATGGCCGCGCTGGAGTGCGCGGTGCTTGCCGCGCTCATGGGACGGCGTGCTGAAGCGGAGTCCTTCCTCCTGAGGGGCAGGTCCGTGGCCACCCGGGAGCTGGAGGGCCAGGTGGAGCTGGCGTCTGCTTTGGTCTTGCTGGAGGCCGGCTACTCCGCCCGCGTTGCGGGCGCGCTGGAGCGTGCCGAGGCCTTTTGGAGCGCTCAGGAGGAACCCGCCTCGCGGGCGCTGTGCCTCATCCTCTATGCCCAGGTGTTGTTGTTGGATGGCATGAGCACGGCTGCCGTGCGGGCCTCCCTGGAGGGACTGGATCAACTGCTCCCCGGCGAGGAGACCCCCCTGACGGTCCATGCCCACCTCGTCGCGGCCGAATGCCTGCTCGCGGCGAGCAACCTCCCCGAGGCCCTGACGCTCCTGGAGAAGGCCGCGAGGATGTCCGCGTGCACCGGGCTGCTCGCGGCCCGCGCAGCGGTGCTGAGCGTGCGCGGAGGATTGGCCCAGGACATGCCCCACCTGGCGGGGCTCCGCGCCACGCTGGACCGGGCCACGGAGCGGTTCGAGCTGCTGGAGGCACCCCGGGAACAGGCCCTGGCCTATATGACCCATGCGGCGCTCGTGGCGAAGGGCGCCTCCGGCGCGCCCGAGCACTGGCTGGCCCGGGCGCATCCCCTGCTGGTCAAGGTGGGCACCGCCAAGGATCTCCGTCAGCTCCGGCAAGCCTTCCGGTGCGTCGCTCCCCACAAGGCCGATGGGCTCATCGACACGGACCTCTTCTCGGTGATGGAGGAGCTGCGCGAGCGCCATGCCCGGCTCAAGGACATCCTCTCTGCCCAGCGCGATGCCCGCTCGTCCGAGCACCCGCACCTGGCCGCGCTCCCCAGTCCCCTGGCGAAGATCGCCGATGGAGCCCTGGAGTCGGTCCACCTCACGGAGGAAGCGCTCATCCGGGCCCTGGAGCACACCCTGCTCGACCGGGAGCGCCTGGGCCTGCTCGTGGTCGTCAGCCAGCAGCTCGCCGGCATTGGGGAGATGGAGGAGCTCCTGGCCACGATTCCCCGGCTGGCCATGGGGCTCATCCCCGCGGCGGTGGCGGGGCTCGTGGAGCTCGACAACGACGGGAACCTCCAAACGCTCCATCAGGGCAGCCTCCCGCCGGAGCTTCCCTCCGAGTGCTTCCGCGAGGCCGTCCTCTCCGCGTTCCAGCAAGGTGCGCCCCAGCGCATTCCCGACAAGGTCCGCCCCGCTCAGCTCGGGCGCACCCAGGACCGGGCTCCCCAGCCGCAGTGCGCCTTGATTCCCCTGCACGGCCAGGACCGGAAGCGGCTGGGGCTGGTCCTGGGCCTGTCCGACACACGGACGGTCCTCTCGGAGCGGGACCTCGAGCAGCTCGCCGTCTTCGGTTCGCTCTGCGGCGCGGCCATCACGCGGGTCAGCGCCAACATCTCGTTGCAGCAGGCCGCCGCGCGCGACGCGGCGACGCTCGCCGCCATCCGCGAGGGGGTCCTCACGCTGGACCATGCAGGGCTCGTCTGCGCCCTCAATCACTCCGCCGCGCGCCTGCTCCGGATCCAGCCCGCCCAGGTCCTCGGCCGTCCGCTGCGGAGCATCGCGGCGCTCGAGCCCCTGGGAGAGGCGCTGAAGTCGGGCAGGCCGCTCTTGAACGAGGTCATCGCGCTGCCCCAGGGCGAACTGATCGTCTGCGCCCAAACCTACGAAGGGGGCGTCGTGGCAACCCTCCAGGAGCTCGCCAGCGCGCAGCGGCTCGCGCACAAGATCACCAGCTCCCAGGCACGCTTCACCTTCGAGGACCTCATCGGCGAGGACCCCGCCTTTCTCTCTTGCTTGAAGGATGCGCGTCAGGCGGCCCGTTCGGACGTTCCCATCCTCATCACCGGCGAGAGCGGCACCGGCAAGGAGCTGCTCGCGCAAGCCATCCACCGGGCTTCCCCCAGCGCGGCCTCTCCTTTCGTCGGCATCAACATGGCGGCCTTTCCCCGGGAGCTGCTGGAGAGCGAGCTGTTCGGCTACGAGCGCGGGGCTTTCACCGGCGCCAGGGCCGGAGGCAACCCGGGGAAGTTCGAGTTGGCGGACCGGGGCACGTTGTTGCTCGATGAGATTGGCGACATGCCCTTGGAGATGCAGGTCAAGCTGCTGCGCGTCTTGCAGGAGCGGACGTTCCAGCGGCTGGGGGGCTCGCGCGATCTGCCCGTCATGGCCCGCGTGGTGGCGACGACCCACCGGGACCTCGAGCGGGCCATCGAGGAGGGAAGCTTCCGGTTGGATCTCTTCCACCGCCTGCGGGCCGTGCACCTGCGCCTGCCCCCGCTCCGGGAGCGGCCCTGCGATATCCCCCGGCTGGTGAACTACCACCTGCGGCGCTACACCTCACGGCTCCACCGCCGTCCCATCCAGGTGGCGCCACACGTCATGGCGGACCTGGAGGCCTATGACTGGCCCGGCAACGTGCGGGAGCTGGCGAACCTCATCGAAGGCGCGGCCAGCCTGCTCCTCGATGATCAGGAAGTGCTGGTCCGGACCCCACCGGCCATCGCACGCGCCCTCCAGCGCGCCCGGAACCCCCTGTCCGCGCTCCCTGGCGGAGCCCGCCCCGAGCCCTCCGTGCTTCCCTTCGCGGAGGTCGAGCGCCGCGCCTTCGAGCATGCCCTGCAACACTTCGCGGGCAACGTGGCCCAGGCCGCCAAGGCGCTGGGGGTGGCCAAGACCACCTTCTATAGCAAGATCCGGCGCTACGGCCTGGCGGTGCAGGAGCAGGAGCCGACGGCCCCCTCCGCCCTGGTAACCCGCAGGCTCTCGGGGAAAATGCTGAGTTGA
- a CDS encoding aldehyde dehydrogenase family protein — protein MIENVKTASSSPQSIPFPMAAPAQKVAPVPEDFVDPKRVRAVFEAQRAHRWTMSRTTAAERIARLRKLKTAILERREALAAAIYADFRKPGTEVDISEIQAVMGELNHTVKHLKGWMKPTRVGTPPLLAGTTSQIRPEAKGVVLIISPWNYPFALAINPLIAALAAGNCVVLKPSEKTPHTAAFLETLIGDVFEEREVTLLRGGAALGDALLEQPFDHFFFTGNPRIGQRVMAAAARHLAGVTLELGGKSPVIVDATADVKAAAERVMWGKCINAGQTCIAPDYIFVHASREKEFLEHAKQALTAFYGAEEKARQESPDFARLVDNGAFRRIQDLIARSVTAGAKLEVGGQADEAARYVAPTLLSGVRPDMAVMEEEIFGPVLPVMAFQQLDEVYTHIRAGGKPLALYIFSEDSKRIEDILQNTTSGGAVVNNVLLHFINPNLPFGGVGLSGLGSYHGHHGFRTFSHERSVLTQTLPSAASVFFPPYTGKGLKGLAARLSRWLE, from the coding sequence ATGATCGAAAACGTGAAGACGGCCTCCTCCTCCCCCCAGTCCATTCCCTTTCCCATGGCGGCGCCCGCCCAGAAGGTGGCGCCGGTGCCCGAGGACTTCGTGGATCCGAAGCGGGTGCGCGCGGTCTTCGAGGCGCAACGGGCCCACCGCTGGACGATGTCGCGCACCACGGCGGCCGAGCGCATCGCCCGGCTGCGCAAGCTGAAGACGGCCATCCTGGAGCGGCGCGAGGCCCTCGCGGCCGCCATCTACGCGGACTTCCGCAAGCCGGGCACCGAGGTGGACATCTCCGAGATTCAAGCGGTGATGGGCGAGCTGAACCACACGGTGAAGCACCTGAAGGGGTGGATGAAGCCCACGCGCGTGGGCACGCCACCGCTGCTCGCGGGCACGACGAGCCAGATCCGCCCCGAGGCCAAGGGCGTGGTGCTGATCATCTCGCCGTGGAACTACCCGTTCGCCCTGGCCATCAACCCGCTCATCGCCGCGCTGGCCGCGGGCAACTGCGTGGTCCTCAAGCCCAGCGAGAAGACGCCCCACACCGCCGCGTTCCTGGAGACGCTCATCGGGGATGTGTTCGAGGAGCGCGAGGTGACGCTGCTGCGAGGCGGCGCGGCGCTGGGCGATGCGCTGCTGGAGCAGCCCTTCGACCACTTCTTCTTCACCGGCAACCCGCGCATCGGCCAGCGGGTGATGGCGGCGGCGGCCCGGCACCTGGCCGGGGTGACGCTGGAGCTGGGCGGCAAGTCGCCGGTCATCGTCGATGCCACGGCGGACGTGAAGGCCGCGGCGGAGCGGGTGATGTGGGGCAAGTGCATCAACGCGGGGCAGACCTGCATCGCGCCGGACTACATCTTCGTCCACGCCTCCCGGGAGAAGGAGTTTCTGGAGCACGCCAAGCAGGCCCTCACGGCCTTCTACGGCGCGGAGGAGAAGGCGCGCCAAGAGAGCCCTGACTTCGCCCGGCTGGTGGACAACGGAGCATTCCGGCGCATCCAGGACCTGATTGCCCGCTCGGTGACCGCGGGAGCGAAGCTCGAGGTGGGCGGACAGGCCGACGAGGCGGCCCGGTATGTGGCCCCCACCCTGCTCTCGGGCGTCCGGCCGGACATGGCCGTCATGGAGGAGGAGATTTTCGGCCCCGTGCTGCCCGTGATGGCGTTCCAGCAGTTGGACGAGGTGTACACGCACATCCGCGCGGGCGGCAAGCCGCTCGCCCTGTACATCTTCAGCGAGGACTCGAAGCGCATCGAGGACATCCTCCAGAACACCACCTCGGGCGGGGCGGTGGTGAACAACGTGCTCCTGCACTTCATCAACCCGAACCTGCCCTTCGGCGGCGTGGGCCTGAGCGGACTGGGCAGCTACCACGGCCACCACGGCTTCCGGACGTTCAGCCACGAGCGCTCGGTGCTGACACAGACCCTGCCCTCGGCCGCCTCGGTCTTCTTCCCGCCCTACACGGGAAAGGGCCTGAAGGGGCTTGCGGCGCGGCTGTCGCGTTGGCTTGAGTAG
- a CDS encoding TetR/AcrR family transcriptional regulator translates to MVSKAAAKEKRVLPLRARRDEDKEARRRLILEAARVLFTTTSYAEVKMADVAEKARLAKGTVFLYFPTKEALFLALLEELLFAWFHRLDGWLEQDTGPWTGARLAGWVAESMEHQASLPRLMGILQNVLEHNIPLEHARAFKERLRETLGHTGALLEQRLRFLKPGEGPRLLLRLNALMMGLWLMADEAPVTRELLDLPHLSVLRVDFQRELAESMTLLLRGLETR, encoded by the coding sequence ATGGTCAGCAAAGCGGCGGCGAAGGAGAAGCGGGTCCTGCCGTTGAGGGCGAGGCGGGACGAGGACAAGGAGGCGCGGCGCCGGCTCATCCTGGAGGCGGCGCGGGTGCTGTTCACCACCACCTCCTATGCCGAGGTGAAGATGGCGGACGTGGCGGAGAAGGCGCGGCTGGCCAAGGGGACGGTGTTCCTCTACTTCCCCACGAAGGAGGCGCTGTTCCTGGCGCTTCTGGAGGAGCTGTTGTTCGCCTGGTTCCACCGGCTGGACGGGTGGCTGGAGCAGGACACGGGGCCTTGGACGGGCGCGCGCCTGGCGGGCTGGGTGGCGGAGTCGATGGAGCACCAGGCGTCACTGCCCCGGCTGATGGGCATCCTTCAGAATGTCCTGGAGCACAACATCCCCCTGGAGCATGCGCGCGCCTTCAAGGAGCGGCTGCGCGAGACGCTGGGGCACACCGGAGCGCTGCTGGAGCAGCGGCTCCGCTTTCTGAAACCGGGTGAGGGCCCACGGCTGCTGCTGCGCCTGAATGCCCTGATGATGGGGCTGTGGCTGATGGCGGACGAAGCCCCGGTGACGCGCGAGTTGCTGGACCTGCCCCACCTGTCCGTCCTGCGCGTGGACTTCCAGCGCGAGCTGGCGGAGTCGATGACGTTGCTGCTGCGCGGGCTCGAGACCCGCTGA